One Nicotiana sylvestris chromosome 12, ASM39365v2, whole genome shotgun sequence genomic window carries:
- the LOC104217892 gene encoding uncharacterized protein isoform X2 codes for MNPNFDNLLLQSLMGRLQIRPPPSTSIPPPFLSPQSLEDLLFNNLPSDDDEEEDQDFSSSSKSELSKEESRLEKQIIRTILSGKIETLKPNSGQAVTIGEHHICVGFHEDPGSDYRVWEWHGHIMLFDEENGYTPEYIYGNYFERVTTVKVTKKKQEEEEVEKEEKVGNLGLKELIESGESNSEGRILRRNMNAGSPRV; via the coding sequence AAATTCGTCCTCCTCCTTCAACTTCAATCCCACCGCCTTTCCTTTCACCTCAATCCCTAGAAGACCTTCTCTTCAACAATCTCCCTTCCGATGACGACGAAGAAGAAGATCAAGATTTTAGTTCCTCttcaaaatccgagctctcaaagGAAGAATCCCGTCTTGAAAAACAAATTATCCGTACAATTCTTAGTGGGAAAATTGAAACTTTAAAACCCAATTCGGGTCAGGCTGTAACGATTGGGGAGCATCATATTTGTGTCGGGTTTCATGAGGACCCGGGTTCGGATTATCGGGTATGGGAATGGCATGGTCATATTATGTTGTTTGATGAGGAAAATGGGTATACGCCTGAGTATATTTATGGGAATTATTTTGAAAGAGTTACTACTGTTAAGGTTACGAAGAAGAAGCAAGAGGAAGAGGAAGTTGAGAAAGAGGAGAAAGTAGGGAATTTGGGATTGAAGGAGTTGATTGAATCGGGTGAATCAAATAGCGAGGGTCGGATTCTTCGGAGGAATATGAATGCTGGTTCCCCGAG
- the LOC104217892 gene encoding uncharacterized protein isoform X1: MNPNFDNLLLQSLMGRLQIRPPPSTSIPPPFLSPQSLEDLLFNNLPSDDDEEEDQDFSSSSKSELSKEESRLEKQIIRTILSGKIETLKPNSGQAVTIGEHHICVGFHEDPGSDYRVWEWHGHIMLFDEENGYTPEYIYGNYFERVTTVKVTKKKQEEEEVEKEEKVGNLGLKELIESGESNSEGRILRRNMNAGSPRLPGLIQVAKVEGLAT, from the exons AAATTCGTCCTCCTCCTTCAACTTCAATCCCACCGCCTTTCCTTTCACCTCAATCCCTAGAAGACCTTCTCTTCAACAATCTCCCTTCCGATGACGACGAAGAAGAAGATCAAGATTTTAGTTCCTCttcaaaatccgagctctcaaagGAAGAATCCCGTCTTGAAAAACAAATTATCCGTACAATTCTTAGTGGGAAAATTGAAACTTTAAAACCCAATTCGGGTCAGGCTGTAACGATTGGGGAGCATCATATTTGTGTCGGGTTTCATGAGGACCCGGGTTCGGATTATCGGGTATGGGAATGGCATGGTCATATTATGTTGTTTGATGAGGAAAATGGGTATACGCCTGAGTATATTTATGGGAATTATTTTGAAAGAGTTACTACTGTTAAGGTTACGAAGAAGAAGCAAGAGGAAGAGGAAGTTGAGAAAGAGGAGAAAGTAGGGAATTTGGGATTGAAGGAGTTGATTGAATCGGGTGAATCAAATAGCGAGGGTCGGATTCTTCGGAGGAATATGAATGCTGGTTCCCCGAG GCTCCCAGGCTTAATTCAAGTGGCAAAGGTTGAGGGACTTGCGACTTAG